ACTCTGGATTCATCTGATCTCCTTTGTAAGTGTTTCATAGATGAATCCCCTCAACAGAGAGAGCTTTGTCCCCAGCTCTCCCATGCTTCATCCTGGGCTTTGAGATCTGCCGTGTCCCAGAAGAATGTATCAGTCACAGAGGTTCAAGACTGAAATTAATTCTTTGATGTgtctggggcttgatccattAATTGCTTGGAAAATTGGGACCACAGCCTTAAACTGGCATTGGAAGCTAACTGGGCACCAGTGGACAAATGTGGGCACAGGCCTGAAGTTCTCACAGTGGCCTGTGCCATGTAGGGGAGCAGCCACATTCGGCACCAGCTGGAGCCTATAAATTGTCTTCATATTCAACTTCATGTACAGTGAGTTACAGAAATCCAGCCTGGAGACGACAAATGCACAGATCATTGTGGCCTGATTCATGAGGAAGGGGTGAAGTTTCCCAGCAAGCTGGAGATGAAAGAAAGTATTCTTGGCAACTGATGCTACCTGGTCGTCCACGCTTAGCGAGGAGTTGGCCAGGACCCAGAGGCTTCACACCACTTTCATGAATAGGAGCTGCATGCCTTCagtggagacaatgtctgggcCAAGTGTTTCACCTTTCCAGCCAGCATCACTTCATTCTGACCTGGGAACCCCCATTAGCACCATACCCTCCCCTTGGCCACATGGACCTAGCTCCCTCCTTTGTGTCCAGATGTTGTGCACTGCTCCAGGGTTTCAGATGTGCCTAATGTTGGGAACAAAGGAAAGTGCTTTAGCACACCCATTTATTTTAAGAAGTCTGTGATTCCATACAAGGCCCCTGATGGCAGGCCAGCCAGCACCTTTTTGGCATAACACTACATCCATCTGTCATTGCTGAATTTCTCTTATGATTCATGTCAAAGTGTGGTAGTGGATACCCTCCCAGGATGTACAAGCGTCAGcatttaaaaaccagttggaTCTTTGATCCTCATGGAAAGCAAGCTTTTCAGGCAGGTAGATACCTGATATTGCAAAAAGCTAGATGTGACTCTAGTGTCTAGTAGTAAATTTAAATCTGTGTCCGTTTATAAATTAGCAAAATTTTTAGGGTGGGACAAGTGAGGACGTGTAAAAGAAAAATCTGTTCCACTTTTTTGGAAGGGTTCATGGTAGAGGTCCTTTGAGATCCAACAAAAGCCCAAAATCATTCAGGGATGTGTGTTTGAGATCTCTGTACCATAGATGTAGAACACAGATTACTGATACCTAAGAGCCAAATCCTCAGGTTCCTTCTCAGCTTTTCTTCACCCCTTACTGAGAGGAACTTTCACTTATTTATGTGGAAATTTCCCAGATTAAGGGCTAAGTAAAAGCTGAGTATAGCTGCTCCTCAGACCCCGGTTTCCACCCAAATGAATGGAAATGAGAATCTACCACACATTGGTCACTGTGATATAGCTAAGCTTTGATCTTCACTCCATCAGTTATGGCCATTTCCTCTGCAGGTGCCTGCCTTAGCAAAACCAACTCAAATCAGCTGTGTTGTTAATCCAGCCTTGAGACAGTGCAGTGATTAGTAATCCCATATGGAAGCCAATGAGATAAAGGGCAAAAAACCCTCCATATTGCCGGGGAGGGGACGGATTCTCAGATCTCAGTAAAATCTGATGTCTCTTCCAATGAGAGGTGAGAGTTGGGCTTTACAGAACATGTCAGGAATGTGAAAGGTAACTCAGGGAAGGGTTTGATGCATGTTCTTCCAGTTTGGATATGAAGCTGTGTGATGTGGACACAAAATAGCAAATAAACTTTTCCCTTTGTGAGCACTGGGCTCAGAAGTGAGGCCCCCCAGAAAAACGTGTAGGCACTTCAGAAGGGACTCCATGTCACATTTGTGAACTAAAGCACTTGGTTAAACCTAGATGAGAATGTGTTGGCCCGAATTCTGCTCCTGTTTACACCAGCACAACCTTGTGGTGCCAAGAGGGATACAGGGCTGTCGAGTGAAGAACCCAGCCCGTTATACTAAGCATGCATGTGTCCAGTTTAACCCTCAAACCAAACCCTGCCTTTCTTTAACAGCCTTTTTTGCAACCAAAGTGGAGCATGAAAGCaagaactataatggcaagagtTTCCAGCGGGTTGGATCTTCTGCCTTTGACCGTGTCTTCACTGCCAAGTGAGTATGCAAACCACGTaggaggggcagggaagagagcaAGACCTTTGTTGTTGAGTTTAATCTTTGCCTTCGTTTgtggcctgattcaaagtccactgaaagtcaatggaaaggcctCACTGATGTCGGATCAGGCCCTTGTactttattatcattattatttattttataattgtgctTCAGGGCGCCAACCAAGATCTGTAATCTATTGTAGTAGGTATTGCACAAGCACATAGTGAGAAAGAGTCTCTGCCACAAAGAGTCTACAGGCTAAACAGGCAAGATAGAGGTACAGAGAGGTGAACTGACCAACAGGAGGTCAGTAGCAGAGTGGGGAATAGAATTCTGGTCTCTCGAGTCCCTGACccgtgctctagccactaggcgaGCCTGCTTTGTTCTTGCAGTCACTTGTGATCGTTTTTGAAAAGGGGAATTTCACTACCAcccaagaaagaaaagaaaattaaataattatttattatttgttaagcactgGCAATGTGCTCTGTACTTTACGATGCATAAATATACACCCCATGTGGGTGTGTATCCCAGAACCTATAAAGGAATATTTCCCTCTACAGTGACATTCCCTTATGAACAAAGTGGcataaataattcctttttaTTAAGCTATAGAAAAAACCACAGGCAGATTTCACAAGAGCTTCGTCTTTGCTGTGATTCCCGTTCTCTCTTTTGCCTAATTATTGAGTTTTGAGTGTCAGTAATTTGATTAATATGGACCGGGACTACAAGAGTTGCCCAAGCTGATACAGTGCATCAGGCATTGAATATATGAGACATGATTAACCATGGCAGTTCAGGAGATGGATTTCACACACGCCATCCATTTTGCACTGCTGTCTATTTCTGACGTGGTGGATGGATGCCACCCCTCGTTGTCCTGATGTAACAGGGAGGTAAATCTCCAGATGCTTCATATGTAAGCTGGTAGCTGTGTTTCTGAGGCAGAAGGATATTTTTCCTGTTCTCAGTCTGTTTTTAACTCCCCCTTTTTAATTCCTTCCTAGCCAAAACTGCAGAGATGCATACCCAACGTTTCTTGTTGTGCTTTGGTGTGCTGGGCTGCTTTGTAGCCAAGGTAACATGTacttcagctctctctctctctctctctctatatatatatatataaacatatataatTTGTGTGTCTTCTGAGGCTTAGTTTAATATTGTCACTTAAAAAGGCTCGTGAcctgacccctcctccccacacttcaGCAAGGGACAGACTGAGGTTACTCTGCCAGATTGCAGAGAGGAAAGGCCTGCAGCCTCGAGTTGTTAACGTATTAGCTGTTCACTCTCCTGTGAGTTGCATTACAGACAGGGATGTCTCACGGTGAAACATGGCCCAGGTTGGTCAGGAACCTGGGGTCCCAGTTCCTAGCTGTGGGGTGGACGAGGCAGTGAGGGTTTCTAATGGAAGTGTGGTTATTTTGGGAGACCCCTTTCAGAGCACCGGGCCCGGAGTAGCCAATCCATTCACTCTTCTATAATCCACCACTGGTGGAAGATTGGAAGGACACTGCCAGAGGAGATTTGTGCTGTCAGGGAAATGGTGCCCAGCATGTAGGGGTGTTTGCGAAAGCTGCATTGCTCATTGCTGCCTTCTAGACTAGCCTTCATTTCTGAGCGCCCAGTTCAACAAGGGGCTTActcatgtgcctaactttaaccaCGTGAGtagcagtcccattgaattccGTAGGagtattcatatgcttaaagtcaAGCACGCACTTGAGTGCCTTGCTGAACCCGGGGGTAAGTCATTGTTTCTGAGTGACAAAAGTCTCTTGGCTGGGGTCAGGTAGGGGCTTGGCCTGCTGGCCTGGGAAAAGCCAGTgttaaaacacaaagaaaacccTTTTTGTGCTGAAAACTCAATTTCGGACCATACGGTGGCTGGCCTGCTGCTGGGGTAGTGCAGTGACCTGCTGCCCCATACTCGGGGCTTCTGGAGAAACCAGAACATATGCCAGATTGTGCTCTTGGGCACGTGCAGTGCAGCGCTCTTTGACGAGCAGAGCATGGCCCTGCGTGTGGGCCCGGCACTGGTCCTCACGTGGGAgcactcctattgactttaatgggcataactgagggcagaatttggcccacaataTTTTCTGCAAAGATGGCGGGAAATATCATGCAATTCTCCACAGAATTTATTTTCTTCAATTTCTGGGTCCCACTGCTCGTCCAGCTTCTCAGAATACAGGCTTTCCCCAGTTTTCCTATCCAGCATGAACAGCAATATGGACCTCTTTGGATAATGAGGCCTACATGGGAGACTTGGATGGTAGTTTGTAATATGTCTTGCTTTATCTTCctttcagctgctgctgcctttgctggaATGATGTACTTGTTTGTGAGACAAAAGTACTTTGTTGGCTATCTGGGAGAGAGGACACAAAGGTAAGAATTCACTGGAGCTTTTTACAAGTATTTTGGGTGAGAAACATTTTCATGGGTAGGGCATCTTGACACCGTTCTTGTTCAATATGTATGTGGGTACATTTTCACTCcagagttaacttgagttatCTACAGTTGAATTATTCCTCTCAAGTTAGTCTAGCTCAAGTGATAGCGGCCACACTGTGAAATAACACTGGCGTTGCTATGTCCACACTAGCACTATGTTCACTCATTTATGACACTAAGACTTCTGGGGGCCCATCCCATGGTTCTTAGCGCTGTAGTAAGATGAAACACTCTATGAATTCTTGTctgaacttgtctgtcctttctgggcacacAGGGGTACTTTGTGAGAAGGCATTGGAGGACGAGCAGCACTCAAGCGGCCCGCATCCACACTGCAGAGTGGTTGTGTTAGCAGCAGATGAGTTGTGCTAACTCCAGCTTTATACTGTACTCCCTGGCAGGCCAGCCAACTCAAGTTAAAAACACCGCTGTGCTCAAATTAAGGGTTTGTGCGTGTGGATGGAAGTAGTTAGAGGCAACACTCGAGCTATCACTTGAGTTAGCTTTgccgtgaagacaagccctatttCTGCCTACCCCACCTGGTGTGTTTGAATGACTTACCCAGTGTCTGGTTGAGACTGAGCTTGGATGAGGGCAAAATGGGCTGAAGCTCAACCCAGACAAGATCAGGGATAAGCCTATTTTGAATGACTTAAGATGGAGCAGAATATGTTTGCCTGCTTCTTAAGCAGTGTTTCATGTTAGGAGCACCCTAGAGCTCTGTAGTCAGGCCTGGAGATTAAGGTGGTGTTTTGATCGATGAAATCCTAAATGGCCTGGAACCTGCCTAACTGAGATGCcgcctctctctccctgtgttcCACTTGGTAGAGGTGCTAGAGCTAATGGGCCCCTGATTTGAGAGGGctgtttcaaaacattttccatgTGGGGTTCTTGACTCTGCAACACATACCCCTGCCCTGGTGCTAAAATAGCCTGGATTTGTTAACCTTCAGGTCTTGTCCATCTATTCTGGAGCCAGTCTGGATCAGTAGCAGTAGGTTATTGCATTTTTGATCAATTGTGTATAGGTGCCCAGAGTTTACAACTAAAGGAATAAATAAAACGAAGTACAGGGTCCACTTTTCCATCGCTATCTCCCATTAGTTTTACACACCTGCATTGACAGTCTGATCCCACTGGTAGTTTAAAGAAAGAAGAGGTTTGTTTACTGGATTATCTCACATACTTAAagtaaataaaaccaaaaaaacagaTGCTCAAGTACATATTGGAATAGAAGAATTACACAGAGCAGCACTTGGGCTGGGCAGAGCCCCACGATGCTGGAGTGGAGTAAGGGAGCTGATTTTTCTATCATCTTACTATtcttttctttgttaataaagcAAAACTCTGGGAACAGGGGATTTTGGAGTTGACACACAGTGTGGACTGTGTTTGCAGAGCAGGTGGGAAGACGACTTCTGCTCACAGTGCTATTTCAATATATGCCTGTGTGATTATCTCTCTCCATTTGCAAAGTGAAAGAATAGGGGTCTATTCTCCCGTTGATGTCTACACAGCTCCTATCAGGGTTAATGTGAGTAATATCCAGGTGTACAAAATTGACCCCTGTAAATTTTACATACCATTAAAATACAAGGTTATTGAATTAGGTTTTAAATATGATCAGAAATGACCATCTTTAATGGCTAAAACGTGTCTCTTAAATGGAGCACTCATTAGTATGAAGAAGCATGAATTCAGCACTGGGGGCCTGACTTGATTTATACCTGTGCATCTCTGCTGAAATTAAAGGGGTTGAAAGGGTGCAAGTCAATGTGGAATTTGGCCCATGGATTTGAGCTTCTGAAGTCTATTTAAAGTGGTTTGAACGACAGTTATAGAGGTTGAGCACTTTTCAAGGAAGGTGATAAATCTTGGTATattacttttctctctctctttctccccagcacTCCTGGTTACATATTTGGAAAACGCATCATATCATTCCTGTTCTTTATGTCTGTTGCTGGGATCCTCAACTATTATCTTGTCCTCATTTTTGGAAGTGACTTTGAAGTGTATATAAAAACTGTAACCAACACCATCTCCCCACTGCTACTCATTCCTTAATTCTTTGCAGCATTAGCTGTTCAGTGTGTTTTACAGACCAATATCCAAAAGCAGATATAATTCAGCTGTTTACGAAATGAACCTACAAACCCTTTTAGACTGCTGTAAATCTCAGGCTCTATGGGCTTTGTGGTTTGATTTTAACCTTTTTCCTACAACTAAAATGATTTATTGTGAACAGTCAGTGTGCCCCAGGAAGGGTAATAACTTCCAATTAAATCTTCAGattaaaaaggtttaaaaaaatgaaacaaccAAAAAACCATTTCAGGTGGAACAAAGCATTCCATTCTGAttttaagcacattttaaatgttttaaaattaaaattgaaggCAATCTCtgaatgaaaagtcattttgaatagaAAAATCAACCTGTTTCATTTCAGAACCATTGAGACAAAACTCATCaacttttttggaattttttcttttctttttttttttacaccaaaAAATTGGGGAAattgacatgaatttgcaaaatgttttggtgtcactgAATCGTCATTTTCCAGCCAAAAAATGTTTTGGCCGAATTTCATTCATCTTCAGTTGCCATGAAAACCCAGAGCTCAATCCTGCAATCCTCACTTATATACAACGTTCATTGCACTCAGTGGGACCCAAACCCCTAGTAGTGCATGACTGCAGATTGGACCGGAATCTGATTTACGTGAAAGCCTCTGTAcagtgccagagcagggcaaaTTGCCAGAGGAATGCAAAGGGGcgttagtgtaaatgagactccATTATCTCtgagattgttttgtttttgtttttaataaagcaaTCTAAAAAGATGAAAGTGGTTTGTCATGTCGTCTTCATTTAGTGCTTGAtccatcaatggcaaaactcccagtgaagtgaAGGGCgggagcaggactgagcccaCACTGCAAGCTAATAGCTATGAACACAATCTAAAGAAGGCATATTGAACAACTCCTGCCCTATTAGTGGATTTAATTCCCTGCTTACAACACTAATATGCCCCTACAAGTCAATATCAAGGGATGGTTTGATAAGATGCCAATGTAGGCAAACAGACAAAACTCTCACTTTTTAAAGACTGCTACCATATGAATGCTTAAGCTTTTAAAGCTGTCTGATGACGGCATTCAGGGTGAGTAGAGCTCTATTTATAACTCCACTGGGAAAGGCAGAGACTGCttgctgtggagagagagagagagggagaaggagttGAGCTGTTTTACAAATGAAATCCCCAGAAAGCAGCTCTCTCTAATGCATATTAGCTTAGGGCTTTTATTCTCATCAAATTTCTTGGCTTAGTAGCTTCCAAAGGACTGTTCTACAAATGTAATATTTTCCTTGTTTATGGAGGAAAGATCTTTCATGTTAAACATTTAACACCATTTTACTTATAAAATATGTTATGATCTCTTTAAAGTCAATCAGAGGCATCTGTGTAGCTAACCATTTGCAGCATTATGACACTACATAATTTTTTTCTCCCACTCAGTGCAGGAATTTTAAATGTTAAGCGACTGAtttattgtctctctctccccctctctctcctcacacacacacacattgacaAAACAGAACAGCATGTATAATATTGATCATACATAATCTAAACACTTTGAGCTTACAGCTCTAGAAAATTTACCTCCTGGTATAGTGCAAATGTTTCTTTCCCTTCCTTAGCTTCAAAACTTCATGACACTCTTCAGATAATTGCTTCACAGTCAGTTTTTCTGCTGCCCCATACCACATTACCTCAGCTGCAGTCACATCATTAGggtactcctgggggcattctgctccaaaaaataaaaattctgcacataatattttaaaattcttcacatataattttcaaaataacactacacaaTCACAtccatttcaattattttggtaatttatttcaaaatacctgtcagtaaGTATgactgtaacaatacagacacacacaaaaattcccccggcagtagagagttaaagaaacccctatgacaacccagttcctctttctctgcccccttcttccctccagagcccagctccaggggggccagacacccacaacccctccccccagagcccacttgcgcccccccccccagccaataAACCCaaaccctctcctccccagagcccaatagcgcccctcccccagcccaggtacCCGCATCCTCCCCTcggccccccagagcccagctgttgGCCTACACCCTTGCCCAGACACCCATCCcactcccagagcccagggatccagagggagaaacagactgatgcttggtcccaggcttgcacagagtttcctgcGCACCGCCTTCTCCATCCCTCAGGGCATGCGGGGACCTGCAGCTTCCAGGAACCCTCtaactccctccctctcccaccagcaGTGTCTTCTGTGTGCAAGCTGAGCTCTGCCGAGACCAGCAGTCCCTAGTGGTGGGTAGCAGCattgcagcccatttctgtgggggaaaggaaattctgcatgcacattaatttctgcaaaattctgcattgtgcagtggtgcagaattcccctaggagtacaCAGTGTTAGGTAGTTAACTGGGACTGGGATTTAACCAACAAAGGCAAGGATAAGGCAAGGATAAGATGGAGCATGCCAGTTCAGAAATATTTACTTAACTATTTCTAGAGGTGGACTTAGAAACCTTGGGCTTCCCATATAACCACTCCACCACTGCTGGCAATACTGATATAGAACATGAACATGCTCTCACTAAAATCAGAGGCAGAACAGATTGTCTTCACTGAGACTGAAGTGAGGCAcatcaggcctggtctacactacaaacttagatTGACATAAGCCGTGTTAAGTCAATGTagtaatgtatgtgtctacactaccaagtccCTTCCACTGACCTAAGTGGCCtataaaatcaacttctgtactccacctccacaagaggcatagcgCTTGATTCGACATCCATGAGTCAACATAGgaatagtgtagacactgcattgtgtAATTTGTATGAATTAGCCTCCAGgcggtgtcccacagtgctccgcTGTAaccgctctggagagcactttcagCTCCACTGCAcctcagccaggtacacaggaaacagctgctcccctgttaaagcccagggaacttttgaattttcatttcctgtttgatcaacATAGAGAGCTcgccagcacagctgatcatggagactcaaggcCGCAAACgcgctccagcatggagtacacaggaggtggtggatctttttgctgtgtggggagaggagtctgtgcAGGGAGAGCtccaatccagcagaagaaatgctgacatctatgccaagatcacacagggcatgggggagaagggctacaccagggacacgcagcagtgccatgtgaaaataaaGGAACTTCGCCAAGCATACCAGAAGACAAAGGAGGTGAACAGTTGTTCTGGATACTctgtggatacctcccaggagctACAGGCAACCGCGAGCAACAACAAGGGAGACATTGTTGACCAGGAGGAGTAGGAGAATGTGAGGCAGGCAAGcagaggatccattctccccgatAGCCAAGAactatttttaaccctggagcccatCCCTTCACAGAACCAGTTGGCGGTGGAGCGTGATgccggggaaggcacctctggtgagtgcacatttccAATCAAACCCTAGGGGCTACatgttattattttttatgtttaatctgaacaaaaaagtagGTGCAGTGGGTATCGGAGGCCACTCTAGCTACGCAGAGGGTGTTCTctggaaaagactgtttatgtgcaggGGGATGGCCCAGGAATCCGccatggagatctctaggaagctttcatggaggtactctgcaatcctttgcggAAGGTTTCTGGGaaaggctgccttattttgtccaccacggtaggacactttcccgcaccactccagtattaactctgctggcctcACTGCAGCACACATcattgcagcataaggaccaggtctgtacccagtgtgatggggcaaggccggatggctatagaaaagtagtgggagatagatatattagctccaggctaaacaaatccctggtgcCAGGttcagtgaaatggcagctgctccaggtcagttaagacacctgggggcaattaagaactttccagaaggcagggagaacgctaggttgattgggacacctgaagccaatcaggggctggctgaaaccagttaaaagcctcccagtcagtcaggtgggggtgcatgtcaggagctgtgggaggaagtttcgctgttggagagactgagcagtacacaccatatcagactcaagaaaggaggccctgagataagggtgaagtggagcctgaggaagtgggggctgctgttggggaagtagcccagggaattgtacatgtcatgtttctaaaaggtcagctaccatagctgatactattagggtccctgggctggagctcggagtagagggtgggcccgggctccccaccaccacctttgcccccagtgattaatcactgagactgggagacaacagagactctgcaaggaaggataacttctcctcacctccctcgctggcttatgatgaaaatggctcagtagactgtgacccttgtctctagagaaagaagggttatgtggagggtcacagtgagcctctgaggctagcgaaatccgccaagaaacgcgggacccacggaggcaaggacagagctttgtcacaccagacacttgcagcatctgctcctttgccacctctgttaccctcaggagagtgatttCGCATAGGATCCGCTAgaggaaatgggggaagttttcaATGCTAGACCTTAAACCGCAAACAGTTCAAAAAGTAATCCCTCCActgtttggtgaaatctgggtcaCTCAACCACGCTTTCCCAAACGTGCCGTGGCTGTGGTTGGAAGGGAATCACTGAGCATTGCCAGcagcattgaaaaaaaaaaggggtgagaGGAAGGCAGTTTCCTGTTTGtctccctttcccacccccccccaccctaaccactttttgtaaaataaacCAACTATTTGGGGGGCTTTACAGtggtgcctgtcctcaagcaccatccaggttTCTAGGGGAAAGAGGCTCTTCTCAAATTCCAACCTGTGCTCccaaggatgtcttcacaaaagcagcagcacaagacctctCGCCCATGCCTCgtggccttactcaccatggctggagcagcaaaccgactCTTGCAATAGCCAGCGGCTGTGATTACGTTGTGGCTTGCAGTGAAGTGTACTGAGAggtgtttttttattaaaaaaattaaccttgcaccagaaacaatgcATGCGCTGTCAGtgctacccttgtgctttgcattccttgcagctgaaaccttggatgctagagtccctctgcagcctatgctgaacctgctgccGTCATCGCCCAGCGCTACATCCTCCTCCCCACAACGTCCTATGAGGccgaggagagggggagggggaggtgtacTTGCACTCAGTaccaggggagggtacaaggaccagaaggcgCCCATTAccacacctttgattgttattgcagtgCATCTCTAAGCAAGCGTTCCTCGTTTCTCCCCCCACAGT
The Eretmochelys imbricata isolate rEreImb1 chromosome 1, rEreImb1.hap1, whole genome shotgun sequence DNA segment above includes these coding regions:
- the ALOX5AP gene encoding arachidonate 5-lipoxygenase-activating protein, with translation MDHEVLGSIVLLAIVSLISVLQNAFFATKVEHESKNYNGKSFQRVGSSAFDRVFTANQNCRDAYPTFLVVLWCAGLLCSQAAAAFAGMMYLFVRQKYFVGYLGERTQSTPGYIFGKRIISFLFFMSVAGILNYYLVLIFGSDFEVYIKTVTNTISPLLLIP